Proteins encoded by one window of Hyla sarda isolate aHylSar1 chromosome 13, aHylSar1.hap1, whole genome shotgun sequence:
- the PIK3R5 gene encoding phosphoinositide 3-kinase regulatory subunit 5 isoform X1, whose protein sequence is MQNTSCTEDRIQHALERCLHGLCEKIESPSSSWTAGLCLNYWSLEELVNREPANHIILAEKILDRTREAQEKCEYELLTPLALMFHFAVLLAPWIPEEYDLLSKAFETFHAFLTWPAPYCDIYQEILSFISEEQKVPGITYQRLVRAEQGLLTKSSIPSIVTVLLVNPAELPKEFVSVADRLCNTEQTAQNTYISLIQHLYQANLGPSPQITLIKDKLKSKTEEQLETIFADLSETVEQVANSSDIEKNREWLKNKLRETGEQAGFLGDKTGNFTSQFKPIYLPVPKCYTYIWDQDNFDVLHNILLHEEDTRATSLPPEYEVNEENYDDGEEEEEEEEEELEEVEEEIHTETNQRDSVFSSNSRRYVYWSTPSNVQEEANMAKISNHSMQFVSNLSSCVDSGYIEDSDDSSQETPERMDYREEKVNRKFTQKICKLFRSKNHLSKGKSKTELSNSPTYSITGSTSNLHNIPLRRAGSLCTPQVTRVPVRSKRSKSLPQHALGVHIWEIQQNQKLAWKRRPFLSTNEDAKASTLRVVVFGSDRISGKLARAYSNLRLKESKCPLLTRFFKLKLYYIPVRRNSLLQTVTLTNPDSPMKSPSPLGKTTPEDVTRTEESTNDISHYIGMLDVWYKRNILGLMDLPTSVLSQSSTPENGSGETQKMPILADMVLYYCRFANRSLLLQLYQAEITFDGGRKQTEVFIQSLEMGHSAALRAIKASGPGCKRLGIDGDREAIPFTLQIVYSKSSISGRSRWSDGEKVCTSVSLKKACKTFEELDSKMECLNLTVREVVKRQNSKTKKSFNQQISISEIKVDKAQIIAQNGGTFPLCLDQDERKILQRVIKCEVSPCYKPDIRDLSHIYRPHWSHNSQDQFCSLLCLPVATFSGAQL, encoded by the exons CTGGACTTTGCCTCAACTACTGGAGTTTAGAGGAGCTGGTAAATCGTGAGCCTGCAAATCACATTATCCTGGCAGAGAAAATCCTAGACAGGACAAGAGAG GCCCAGGAAAAATGCGAGTacgagcttcttacacctcttgcATTGATGTTTCATTTTGCGGTTCTCTTG GCCCCCTGGATTCCTGAGGAGTATGATCTTCTATCTAAAGCCTTTGAGACATTTCATGCATTCCTTACTTGGCCAGCTCCATATTGTGACATTTACCAGGAGATTCTAAGTTTTATAAGTGAAGAGCAAAAAGTTCCAG GAATCACCTACCAGCGCCTAGTAAGAGCAGAGCAAGGTCTACTGACTAAATCGTCCATTCCCAGCAttgt GACGGTGCTCTTGGTGAACCCTGCAGAGCTACCCAAGGAGTTTGTATCAGTCGCCGACCGTCTGTGCAACACAGAGCAAACTGCACAAAACACTTACATTTCTCTCATCCAGCATTTGTATCAAGCCAACCTTGGACCATCCCCCCAAATCACACTCATAAAGGATAAACTCAAG tctaAGACAGAGGAGCAACTTGAAACAATCTTTGCTGATTTGTCCGAGACTGTAGAACAAGTAGCCAATAGCAGTGACATAGAAAAAAATAGAGAGTGGCTGAAGAATAAGCTGCGGGAGACTGGGGAACAAGCTGGTTTTCTAGGGGACAAAACAG GGAATTTCACATCCCAGTTCAAGCCTATTTATCTTCCAGTTCCCAAGTGTTACACGTATATTTGGGATCAAGACAACTTTG ATGTTCTGCATAATATACTATTACACGAAGAAGACACTAGGGCAACCAGTCTTCCTCCTGAATACGAAGTCAATGAGGAAAATTATGATGACggtgaagaggaggaagaagaagaagaagaagaactgGAAGAGGTAGAAGAGGAAATTCATACTGAAACTAACCAGAGAGATTCAGTATTCTCTAGTAACTCTAGAAGATATGTGTACTGGAGCACACCAAGTAACGTCCAAGAGGAAGCCAACATGGCCAAAATCTCTAACCACTCCATGCAATTTGTCTCTAACCTGTCCAGTTGCGTAGATAGTGGATACATTGAGGACAGTGATGACAGTTCCCAGGAGACACCAGAAAGGATGGATTATCGAGAAGAAAAGGTCAATCGGAAATTTACTCAGAAGATTTGTAAACTGTTTAGATCCAAGAACCATCTATCTAAAGGCAAGTCAAAGACTGAGTTGAGCAATTCTCCCACCTATTCTATAACAGGTTCTACGTCTAACTTGCATAATATACCATTAAGAAGAGCAGGTAGTTTATGTACGCCCCAGGTAACACGGGTGCCAGTACGGTCAAAAAGATCTAAGTCACTTCCCCAACATGCTCTTGGTGTCCATATCTGGGAAATCCAGCAGAATCAAAAACTGGCTTGGAAAAGAAGGCCTTTCCTGAGCACCAATGAGGACGCCAAAGCTTCAACACTGAGAGTTGTGGTGTTCGGTTCTGATCGAATTTCTGGAAAGTTAGCCCGAGCATATAGCAATCTAAG GTTAAAGGAAAGTAAATGCCCGTTGCTAACAAGGTTCTTCAAGCTGAAGCTGTACTACATACCAGTGAGAAGAAATAGTTTACTCCAAACCGTAACACTGACAAACCCTGACTCCCCCATGAAATCTCCAAGCCCGTTAGGAAAGACTACCCCAGAG GATGTGACAAGAACAGAGGAAAGCACTAATGACATCTCTCACTACATCGGAATGTTAGATGTGTGGTACAAGCGGAACATCCTGGGTTTGATGGATCTTCCCACATCTGTTCTCTCTCAG TCCTCTACACCTGAAAACGGCTCAGGAGAGACCCAAAAGATGCCGATCCTTGCCGACATGGTGCTTTATTACTGTCGTTTTGCTAACCGGTCTCTACTTCTCCAGTTGTACCAAGCTGAG ATCACATTTGACGGTGGCAGGAAACAGACAGAGGTTTTTATACAGTCTTTGGAAATGGGGCATTCTGCAGCACTAAGAGCCATTAAAGCTTCAG gtcCTGGCTGCAAGAGGCTTGGTATTGATGGAGATCGAGAAGCAATCCCTTTTACACTACAAATAGTTTATAGCAAG TCTAGCATAAGTGGCCGGAGCCGATGGAGTGATGGAGAAAAGGTGTGTACATCTGTCAGCCTGAAAAAAGCATGCAAGACGTTCGAAGAACTTG attccaAGATGGAATGTCTAAATCTTACTGTAAGGGAAGTGGTAAAAAGGCAGAACTCCAAAACTAAGAAGAGTTTTAATCAG CAGATCAGCATTTCTGAAATAAAAGTCGACAAAGCTCAGATCATAGCACAGAATGGAGGAACTTTTCCTTTGTGCTTGGACCAAGACGAACGCAAAATACTTCAGCGGGTCATAAA GTGCGAGGTTTCTCCATGCTACAAGCCTGATATCAGAGACTTAAGCCACATCTACAGGCCTCACTGGTCACACAACTCTCAGGACCAATTCTGCTCCCTTCTGTGTTTGCCAGTAGCAACATTCAGTGGTGCTCAGCTCTAG
- the PIK3R5 gene encoding phosphoinositide 3-kinase regulatory subunit 5 isoform X2 has protein sequence MQNTSCTEDRIQHALERCLHGLCEKIESPSSSWTAGLCLNYWSLEELVNREPANHIILAEKILDRTREAQEKCEYELLTPLALMFHFAVLLAPWIPEEYDLLSKAFETFHAFLTWPAPYCDIYQEILSFISEEQKVPGITYQRLVRAEQGLLTKSSIPSIVTVLLVNPAELPKEFVSVADRLCNTEQTAQNTYISLIQHLYQANLGPSPQITLIKDKLKSKTEEQLETIFADLSETVEQVANSSDIEKNREWLKNKLRETGEQAGFLGDKTGNFTSQFKPIYLPVPKCYTYIWDQDNFDVLHNILLHEEDTRATSLPPEYEVNEENYDDGEEEEEEEEEELEEVEEEIHTETNQRDSVFSSNSRRYVYWSTPSNVQEEANMAKISNHSMQFVSNLSSCVDSGYIEDSDDSSQETPERMDYREEKVNRKFTQKICKLFRSKNHLSKGKSKTELSNSPTYSITGSTSNLHNIPLRRAGSLCTPQVTRVPVRSKRSKSLPQHALGVHIWEIQQNQKLAWKRRPFLSTNEDAKASTLRVVVFGSDRISGKLARAYSNLRLKESKCPLLTRFFKLKLYYIPVRRNSLLQTVTLTNPDSPMKSPSPLGKTTPEDVTRTEESTNDISHYIGMLDVWYKRNILGLMDLPTSVLSQSSTPENGSGETQKMPILADMVLYYCRFANRSLLLQLYQAEITFDGGRKQTEVFIQSLEMGHSAALRAIKASGPGCKRLGIDGDREAIPFTLQIVYSKSSISGRSRWSDGEKVCTSVSLKKACKTFEELDSKMECLNLTVREVVKRQNSKTKKSFNQISISEIKVDKAQIIAQNGGTFPLCLDQDERKILQRVIKCEVSPCYKPDIRDLSHIYRPHWSHNSQDQFCSLLCLPVATFSGAQL, from the exons CTGGACTTTGCCTCAACTACTGGAGTTTAGAGGAGCTGGTAAATCGTGAGCCTGCAAATCACATTATCCTGGCAGAGAAAATCCTAGACAGGACAAGAGAG GCCCAGGAAAAATGCGAGTacgagcttcttacacctcttgcATTGATGTTTCATTTTGCGGTTCTCTTG GCCCCCTGGATTCCTGAGGAGTATGATCTTCTATCTAAAGCCTTTGAGACATTTCATGCATTCCTTACTTGGCCAGCTCCATATTGTGACATTTACCAGGAGATTCTAAGTTTTATAAGTGAAGAGCAAAAAGTTCCAG GAATCACCTACCAGCGCCTAGTAAGAGCAGAGCAAGGTCTACTGACTAAATCGTCCATTCCCAGCAttgt GACGGTGCTCTTGGTGAACCCTGCAGAGCTACCCAAGGAGTTTGTATCAGTCGCCGACCGTCTGTGCAACACAGAGCAAACTGCACAAAACACTTACATTTCTCTCATCCAGCATTTGTATCAAGCCAACCTTGGACCATCCCCCCAAATCACACTCATAAAGGATAAACTCAAG tctaAGACAGAGGAGCAACTTGAAACAATCTTTGCTGATTTGTCCGAGACTGTAGAACAAGTAGCCAATAGCAGTGACATAGAAAAAAATAGAGAGTGGCTGAAGAATAAGCTGCGGGAGACTGGGGAACAAGCTGGTTTTCTAGGGGACAAAACAG GGAATTTCACATCCCAGTTCAAGCCTATTTATCTTCCAGTTCCCAAGTGTTACACGTATATTTGGGATCAAGACAACTTTG ATGTTCTGCATAATATACTATTACACGAAGAAGACACTAGGGCAACCAGTCTTCCTCCTGAATACGAAGTCAATGAGGAAAATTATGATGACggtgaagaggaggaagaagaagaagaagaagaactgGAAGAGGTAGAAGAGGAAATTCATACTGAAACTAACCAGAGAGATTCAGTATTCTCTAGTAACTCTAGAAGATATGTGTACTGGAGCACACCAAGTAACGTCCAAGAGGAAGCCAACATGGCCAAAATCTCTAACCACTCCATGCAATTTGTCTCTAACCTGTCCAGTTGCGTAGATAGTGGATACATTGAGGACAGTGATGACAGTTCCCAGGAGACACCAGAAAGGATGGATTATCGAGAAGAAAAGGTCAATCGGAAATTTACTCAGAAGATTTGTAAACTGTTTAGATCCAAGAACCATCTATCTAAAGGCAAGTCAAAGACTGAGTTGAGCAATTCTCCCACCTATTCTATAACAGGTTCTACGTCTAACTTGCATAATATACCATTAAGAAGAGCAGGTAGTTTATGTACGCCCCAGGTAACACGGGTGCCAGTACGGTCAAAAAGATCTAAGTCACTTCCCCAACATGCTCTTGGTGTCCATATCTGGGAAATCCAGCAGAATCAAAAACTGGCTTGGAAAAGAAGGCCTTTCCTGAGCACCAATGAGGACGCCAAAGCTTCAACACTGAGAGTTGTGGTGTTCGGTTCTGATCGAATTTCTGGAAAGTTAGCCCGAGCATATAGCAATCTAAG GTTAAAGGAAAGTAAATGCCCGTTGCTAACAAGGTTCTTCAAGCTGAAGCTGTACTACATACCAGTGAGAAGAAATAGTTTACTCCAAACCGTAACACTGACAAACCCTGACTCCCCCATGAAATCTCCAAGCCCGTTAGGAAAGACTACCCCAGAG GATGTGACAAGAACAGAGGAAAGCACTAATGACATCTCTCACTACATCGGAATGTTAGATGTGTGGTACAAGCGGAACATCCTGGGTTTGATGGATCTTCCCACATCTGTTCTCTCTCAG TCCTCTACACCTGAAAACGGCTCAGGAGAGACCCAAAAGATGCCGATCCTTGCCGACATGGTGCTTTATTACTGTCGTTTTGCTAACCGGTCTCTACTTCTCCAGTTGTACCAAGCTGAG ATCACATTTGACGGTGGCAGGAAACAGACAGAGGTTTTTATACAGTCTTTGGAAATGGGGCATTCTGCAGCACTAAGAGCCATTAAAGCTTCAG gtcCTGGCTGCAAGAGGCTTGGTATTGATGGAGATCGAGAAGCAATCCCTTTTACACTACAAATAGTTTATAGCAAG TCTAGCATAAGTGGCCGGAGCCGATGGAGTGATGGAGAAAAGGTGTGTACATCTGTCAGCCTGAAAAAAGCATGCAAGACGTTCGAAGAACTTG attccaAGATGGAATGTCTAAATCTTACTGTAAGGGAAGTGGTAAAAAGGCAGAACTCCAAAACTAAGAAGAGTTTTAATCAG ATCAGCATTTCTGAAATAAAAGTCGACAAAGCTCAGATCATAGCACAGAATGGAGGAACTTTTCCTTTGTGCTTGGACCAAGACGAACGCAAAATACTTCAGCGGGTCATAAA GTGCGAGGTTTCTCCATGCTACAAGCCTGATATCAGAGACTTAAGCCACATCTACAGGCCTCACTGGTCACACAACTCTCAGGACCAATTCTGCTCCCTTCTGTGTTTGCCAGTAGCAACATTCAGTGGTGCTCAGCTCTAG